In Cutaneotrichosporon cavernicola HIS019 DNA, chromosome: 1, one DNA window encodes the following:
- the ERG27 gene encoding uncharacterized protein (3-keto sterol reductase) — protein sequence MPAHSNGSANGAGSGSTGDANRIIAIVTGANSGFGLGLCHDLLANLSVGVGQRVPAAQPRPTAIAPRLLNSETKAGIMPSPHPTLTLILACRSQRNADEARAKILEQHTQDLRMRRSAGESIPPGWEEGLRVESELVDLDCVGGPKGLLSFCQRISAKYPHVTSLFLNAGYAAITEVVIPRFILQILTKGLLHALHHPRYNTEEIGARSADGERGRVWGVNVLAPYIIAKELAPMLRKSPKTLPFEPRVVYTSSIEAEAEALSANPKDDYQLLEYTTSYRPSKYMGDLVMTQLDTQLSLDERPVRCLIAEPGCVATNIAVAGLGAWQWLVNLKWICYWLSFYLAHLLGSPHHPVWASDGALPMLYCAMIASAYILPANKVPAPKMHVVARRFRAPTVKYGEVDEWESHTELAEFLADKCDAIRLDWRKREGLD from the exons ATGCCAGCACACTCGAACGGCTCGGCCAACGGTGCCGGGAGCGGCTCCACCGGAGACGCCAACCGTATCATTGCGATCGTGACCGGCGCGAACAG cggctTCGGTCTCGGACTCTGTCACGACCTCTTGGCCAACCTCTCCGTCGGGGTGGGTCAACGCGTTCCCGCCGCGCAACCGCGTCCGACCGCCATCGCGCCGCGTCTCCTCAACTCGGAGACGAAGGCGGGGATAATGCCGTCCCCTCACCCGACATTGacgctcatcctcgcctgCCGGTCCCAACGGAACGCAGACGAGGCACGAGCCAAGATCCTGGAACAGCATACCCAAGATCTCCGCATGCGCCGGAGCGCCGGCGAGTCCATCCCCCctgggtgggaggagggatTGCGGGTCGAGTcggagctcgtcgacctcgactgcGTTGGTGGACCCAAGGGTTTGCTTTCTTTCTGCCAGCGGATCTCGGCCAAGTATCCCCACGTTACAAGTCTGTTCCTCAACGCTGGGTATGCGGCCATTACAGAGGTCGTTATTCCCCGCTTTATCCTCCAGATCCTTACCAAGGGCCTCTTGCacgccctccaccaccccagGTATAATACCGAGGAGATtggggcgaggagcgcggaCGGAGAGCGGGGGAGAGTGTGGGGCGTCAATGTCCTCGCTCCTTATATTATC gcCAAAGAGCTCGCACCAATGCTGCGCAAGTCCCCCAAGACCCTCCCGTTCGAGCCACGTGTCGTGTACACCTCGTCAAttgaggctgaggctgaggcgctCAGTGCTAACCCCAAGGACGATTACCAGCTCCTGGAGTACACCACGAGCTACAGACCCTCAAAGTACATGGGTGACCTTGTGATGACGCAGCTCGACACTCAGTTGAGCCTGGACGAGCGGCCCGTCCGTTGCCTGATAGCCGAGCCAGGGTGCGTTGCGACCAACATTGCTgtcgccggcctcggcgcctGGCAGTggctcgtcaacctcaagTGGATCTGCTACTGGCTCTCGTTCTACCTCGCACACCTCCTAGGATCGCCACACCACCCCGTATGGGCGAGCGACGGTGCGCTGCCCATGCTCTATTGCGCCATGATCGCCAGTGCCTACATTCTTCCAGCAAACAAGGTACCAGCTCCCAAGATGCACGTCGTGGCACGTCGCTTCCGTGCGCCGACGGTCAAGTacggcgaggtggacgaaTGGGAATCACATACCGAGTTGGCAGAgttcctcgccgacaagtGTGACGCGATCCGCCTCGACTGGCGGAAACGCGAAGGCTTGGATTAG
- a CDS encoding uncharacterized protein (snRNP Sm proteins) produces MDDAVNATINEPLDVVKLSLGERVFIKLRGDRTLTGTLHAYDAHMNLVLSGVEESIHTVDISEDGQPGQPRVERRTSEMLFVRGDGVILLSPIHQ; encoded by the exons ATGGACGACGCAGTGAACGCAACGATCAACGAGCCccttgacgtcgtcaaGCTCTCGCTCGGCGA GCGCGTGTTCATCAAATTGCGCGGCGACCGGACGCTGACGGGGACGCTGCAT gcgTACGACGCACACATGAACCTTGTGCTCTCGGGGGTTGAGGAGAGCATACACACGGTGGACATTTCCGAGGACGGGCAGCCGGGGCAGCCTAGG gtcgagcgccgcaCTTCGGAGATGCTCTTTGtccgcggcgacggcgtcatcctc ctctCGCCCATCCACCAGTAG
- a CDS encoding uncharacterized protein (Basic region leucine zipper): MPNDSGTPDGRNWDAILAAFSRSGAGRPAEPSDWGVPGPGPSSQTEASPAPSTDLLAHFTHQLLLQQQQQLQAYSGYPPEYVALLQASNQALQTSRAQSQNNSPSSLPRSARGSISGTPAGTPSATPITGTPIAPAPASFSSLSNLAPTPTGRPPPNTSPIADPSGGLSTAALTPAGLDDTEDKRVRNTLASARFRAKKKAHVENVERNIRALEAQHSELEVQVADLRKENGLLKEMVQLKYGGVKNG; this comes from the exons ATGCCCAACGACTCGGGCACTCCGGACGGGCGCAACTGGgacgccatcctcgccgcgtTCAGCCGCAGCGGTGCCGGGCGACCAGCCGAACCATCCGACTGGGGTGTACCGGGTCCTGGCCCCTCGTCACAAACTGAGGCCTCCCCTGCACCCAGTAccgacctcctcgcacaCTTCACACATCAACTACTACTACAacaacagcagcagctgCAGGCATACTCTGGATATCCGCCAGAGTATGTTGCGCTCCTCCAAGCGAGCAACCAGGCCCTACAG ACCTCGAGAGCGCAGTCGCAGAACAACTCTCCTTCCTCGTTACCTCGCTCCGCGCGAGGGAGCATCTCCGGCACACCAGCAGGGACCCCTTCCGCAACACCGATCACAGGAACACCCATCGCTCCAGCCCCAGCCTCCTTCAGTAGCCTTTCCAATCTAGCTCCCACCCCGACGGGACGACCACCACCGAATACGAGCCCGATCGCCGACCCCAGCGGGGGACTGAGCACAGCTGCGCTGACACCGGCAGGCCTAGATGATACGGAAGATAAGCGCGTACGCAACACACTGGCAT ccgccCGCTTCCGagccaagaagaaggcaCATGTCGAGAACGTCGAGCGAAACATCCGTGCGCTCGAGGCACAACACTCCGAACTCGAGGTGCAAGTCGCCGACCTGCGCAAGGAGAACGGACTGCTGAAAGAGATGGTGCAGTTGAAGTATGGGGGAGTGAAGAATGGAtag
- the RPL27B gene encoding uncharacterized protein (Ribosomal L27e protein family) → MTKLRSFAAFGRGGSRISKMVKVYKPGKVAVVLSGRQAGKKVVVIQQRDEGTKERPYPHAIVAGIERYPLKVTKSMGKKKVAKRSKVKPFIKVVNYAHLLPTRYVLELENLKGAVTSDTFKEPTQREDSKKAIKKAFEERYAKGNNRWFFSKLRF, encoded by the exons ATGACCAAACTGCGGAGTTTCGCGGCATTTGGTCGTGGCGGATCCAGGA TCTCAAAAA TGGTCAAGG TCTACAAGCCCGGCAAGGTTGCCGTTGTCCTCTCGGGTCGCCAGGCCGGCAAGAAGGTCGTTGTTATCCagcagcgcgacgagggcaCCAAGGAGCGCCCGTACCCCCACGCCATTGTTGCCGGCATTGAGCG CTACCCGCTCAAGGTGACCAAGTCGAtgggcaagaagaaggttGCCAAGCGTTCCAAGGTCAAGCCTTTCATCAAGGTCGTCAACTACGCCCACCTTCTCCCCACCCGTTacgtgctcgagctcgagaaccTTAAGGGTGCCGTCACCTCGGACACCTTCAAGGAGCCGACCCAGCGTGAGGACTCGAAGAAGGCCATCAAGAAGGCCTTTGAGGAGCGTTACGCCAAGGGCAACAACCGCTGGTTCTTCTCCAAGCTCCGCTTCTAA